The following are from one region of the Leptospiraceae bacterium genome:
- a CDS encoding WYL domain-containing protein, whose amino-acid sequence MPLKLHLSTQEQITRGIEQLALGWQFISNPETEKKKVPIDLMINILEESYNDLSERQENGTDYLDRRYRNYREKLGEKPFYIKIDFQKKIIQNFKGNEENIRRLAKVYLENYAEDYSDYILDNYFKVQKENGLLEYSLFVIVFFNLASRLGLTVEMTYDNILDSSKKRRRRIIPIGVSCRRPYLNLIAQDCNDKIYKHFVLSCITEIHTDIFEFANDSERKRNNLDLKHFRNSKDYRFGKEYVTYKIELKKKFLRHFRNVYFPEFETIEENSDKVILEITTWDYRYFYNAIFNYREHCLLLAPTDKVDFYKDILQNTLKKYSDD is encoded by the coding sequence ATGCCCCTTAAACTCCATCTATCAACTCAGGAACAAATCACCCGAGGCATAGAACAACTTGCCCTCGGGTGGCAATTCATAAGTAACCCCGAAACAGAAAAGAAGAAAGTTCCGATTGATTTAATGATAAATATATTGGAAGAGTCTTACAACGATTTGTCGGAAAGACAAGAAAATGGAACAGATTATTTAGACCGAAGATATAGGAATTACAGAGAGAAGTTAGGCGAGAAACCTTTTTATATTAAAATAGACTTTCAAAAGAAAATCATTCAAAACTTTAAAGGGAACGAAGAGAATATACGAAGGCTTGCAAAGGTTTATTTGGAGAATTATGCAGAGGATTATAGTGATTATATTCTGGATAATTATTTTAAAGTTCAAAAGGAAAACGGACTTTTAGAATATTCTCTTTTCGTTATAGTATTTTTTAATCTTGCATCTAGGTTAGGATTGACTGTTGAGATGACCTATGATAATATTTTAGATTCATCAAAAAAAAGAAGACGGAGGATAATACCAATCGGAGTTTCCTGTCGCCGTCCTTATCTCAACTTGATTGCACAAGACTGTAATGATAAGATTTATAAACATTTTGTTTTGAGTTGTATTACAGAAATTCATACTGATATTTTTGAATTTGCCAATGATTCTGAGCGTAAAAGAAATAACCTTGATTTAAAACATTTTCGGAATTCAAAAGACTATCGCTTTGGAAAAGAATACGTAACATACAAAATAGAATTAAAGAAAAAATTTCTAAGACACTTCCGTAATGTTTACTTCCCTGAATTTGAAACGATTGAAGAGAATAGTGATAAAGTAATTTTAGAAATTACGACTTGGGATTATCGGTATTTTTATAATGCAATTTTTAATTACAGAGAGCATTGTTTGCTATTAGCCCCAACCGACAAAGTTGACTTTTATAAAGATATTTTACAGAATACATTAAAAAAATATTCAGACGATTAA
- a CDS encoding glutamine synthetase III — MNSRTARQEAIARITDYIPEDSGYDFIDTPVPELFGSKVFSNKVMQDRLPKNVYKSLKKTINEGKPLEPEVADVVANAMKDWALENGATHYSHWFHPLTGLTAEKHDSFISPQGVGEVIMEFSGKELIKGEPDASSFPSGGIRVTFEARGYTAWDATSPAFIRDTTLVIPTAFCSYTGEALDKKTPLLRSMDVLSEQALRVLRLFGNKTATRVTTTVGPEQEYFCIDKNFFNLRQDLMLTGRTLFGAKPSKGQESEDHYFGSIKPRIMQFMIELDAELWLLGINSKTRHNEVAPSQYEMAPVFTTTNIAMDHNQLIMDTLKKVANKHGLSCLLHEKPFKGVNGSGKHNNWSMSSNDGQNLLEPGDNPHDNAQFLFFLVATIMAVDKHGDLLRVAISNAGNDHRLGANEAPPAIISIFLGSQLTDIIDQIEKGAATSSSVGGFMEIGVSTLPPLPRDTTDRNRTSPFAFTGNKFEFRAVPSSLSLGYPNAFLNTFVAEALDEMATALEAEIKGGATLEKGVQKVLTETIKKHKKIIFNGDNYTDEWKNEAAKRGLPNYRTLVDALPSFIKKENIAVFEKYKVFSAREVESRYAIILEGYNKVINQEGLCTLDMGKTQILPATLSYQGALAKTIADTKALLGEGAVKAQLETLKEIAGLNESLKSNLDALEKALDHEDADVLKHATHFKDSVIPKMGAVREVADKLETLVDSQYWPLPTYAEMLFIA; from the coding sequence ATGAATAGTAGAACAGCCAGACAAGAAGCGATAGCTAGAATTACAGACTACATACCAGAGGATTCTGGTTATGATTTTATTGACACACCCGTGCCTGAACTATTCGGAAGCAAGGTTTTCAGCAACAAAGTGATGCAAGATCGTTTGCCTAAGAATGTGTATAAATCCCTCAAAAAGACAATCAATGAAGGAAAACCACTTGAACCAGAGGTAGCTGACGTTGTTGCAAATGCGATGAAAGATTGGGCACTTGAAAATGGAGCTACTCACTATAGCCATTGGTTTCACCCGCTAACAGGTTTAACCGCAGAAAAGCATGACTCCTTTATCAGCCCACAAGGCGTTGGGGAAGTTATCATGGAATTCAGTGGAAAAGAACTGATTAAGGGAGAGCCAGACGCTTCTTCTTTCCCATCCGGTGGAATTCGTGTTACATTTGAAGCAAGAGGTTATACCGCTTGGGATGCAACTTCACCAGCTTTTATCCGCGATACTACTCTTGTGATTCCGACAGCATTTTGCTCCTACACTGGCGAAGCACTTGATAAGAAAACTCCTCTCCTTCGTTCTATGGACGTTCTTTCCGAGCAAGCTCTTAGAGTTCTAAGACTTTTTGGAAATAAAACAGCTACTCGTGTTACTACTACTGTTGGTCCTGAACAAGAATACTTTTGTATTGATAAAAACTTCTTCAACTTAAGACAGGATTTAATGCTCACTGGACGCACATTGTTCGGCGCAAAACCTTCTAAAGGACAAGAATCCGAAGATCATTATTTTGGTTCAATCAAACCTAGAATCATGCAATTCATGATTGAGTTAGATGCAGAATTGTGGTTACTCGGTATTAATTCCAAGACTCGGCATAATGAAGTTGCTCCTTCTCAATATGAAATGGCTCCAGTGTTTACAACCACAAACATTGCGATGGATCACAACCAACTTATCATGGACACTCTTAAAAAAGTTGCCAACAAACACGGATTATCCTGCCTTCTCCATGAGAAACCTTTCAAAGGTGTAAATGGTTCAGGAAAACACAATAACTGGTCTATGTCATCTAACGATGGACAAAACCTACTTGAGCCCGGCGATAATCCACATGATAATGCTCAGTTTTTATTTTTCCTAGTCGCAACCATTATGGCTGTGGATAAGCATGGTGATCTTCTTAGAGTTGCTATTTCTAACGCTGGTAATGACCACCGTCTAGGTGCTAACGAAGCTCCTCCGGCAATCATTTCTATTTTCCTTGGAAGCCAACTTACAGACATCATAGATCAAATAGAAAAAGGTGCTGCAACTTCTTCTTCAGTAGGTGGTTTTATGGAGATAGGTGTTTCTACTCTTCCACCACTTCCTAGAGATACAACAGATAGAAATAGAACCTCTCCGTTTGCTTTCACTGGAAACAAATTTGAATTCCGCGCTGTTCCTTCTTCGCTTTCTCTTGGTTATCCAAATGCTTTCTTAAATACATTCGTTGCAGAAGCGTTAGATGAAATGGCTACTGCACTTGAAGCTGAAATCAAAGGTGGAGCAACTCTTGAAAAAGGGGTTCAAAAAGTTCTAACAGAAACGATTAAAAAACACAAGAAGATTATTTTTAACGGTGACAATTACACTGACGAATGGAAGAACGAAGCAGCTAAGCGTGGTTTGCCTAACTACAGAACATTAGTAGACGCACTGCCTTCTTTTATCAAGAAAGAGAATATTGCCGTATTTGAAAAATACAAAGTGTTTAGTGCTAGAGAAGTAGAAAGCCGTTATGCGATCATTCTAGAAGGTTACAACAAAGTAATCAACCAGGAAGGTCTTTGCACACTTGATATGGGGAAAACACAAATTCTTCCTGCTACACTTAGTTACCAAGGCGCACTTGCTAAAACTATTGCAGACACAAAAGCATTATTAGGCGAAGGTGCTGTAAAAGCTCAGTTAGAAACTTTAAAAGAAATTGCTGGACTTAATGAAAGCCTAAAATCTAATTTAGATGCATTGGAAAAAGCACTTGATCATGAAGATGCAGATGTGTTAAAACACGCAACTCATTTCAAAGACAGTGTGATTCCAAAGATGGGTGCAGTTCGCGAAGTCGCTGATAAATTGGAGACTCTCGTGGATTCTCAGTATTGGCCTCTACCAACTTATGCGGAGATGTTGTTTATCGCGTAA
- a CDS encoding FecR domain-containing protein, translating to MKQILLILLAFGFSFCSKPAETKVSAKGSVKFAIGEVSIITKGTKTVAKKGDSLGEGDSILTGAKSAAIVEFEGNAGSVEIQQNSEFVISKFNAKEQELISKSGNFWLDAKKINKDTNFQVIMPTSVAGIRGTKLYSFEIKETGITGVCHCQGAVDFKDNSSNYSGSHDSDYLVLTKAGKTIVLTPEDFKKVGVTSDESHNHSMLDDSPLGKKKNPNTENAKKVNELIAKKFVEK from the coding sequence ATGAAACAAATACTTTTAATTTTATTAGCATTCGGATTTTCTTTTTGTAGTAAGCCAGCAGAGACAAAAGTTTCTGCAAAAGGATCAGTGAAATTTGCAATTGGTGAAGTGTCGATTATTACGAAAGGAACAAAGACAGTTGCAAAGAAAGGAGACTCTTTAGGAGAAGGAGATTCTATTCTTACGGGAGCTAAATCAGCCGCAATTGTTGAATTCGAAGGAAACGCAGGCTCTGTTGAGATTCAACAAAACTCTGAATTTGTAATTAGCAAATTCAATGCAAAAGAGCAAGAGTTAATTTCTAAGAGCGGTAACTTCTGGTTAGACGCTAAGAAGATAAACAAAGACACCAACTTTCAAGTCATAATGCCAACTTCTGTAGCCGGAATTAGAGGAACAAAACTTTACTCTTTTGAAATAAAAGAAACAGGTATAACAGGCGTTTGCCACTGCCAGGGAGCAGTTGACTTTAAAGACAACTCTTCTAACTATTCAGGAAGCCATGATAGTGATTATTTAGTTCTAACAAAAGCAGGAAAGACAATCGTATTAACACCGGAAGATTTTAAAAAGGTAGGAGTCACATCAGATGAAAGTCATAACCACAGTATGCTAGACGATAGCCCGCTTGGTAAAAAAAAAAATCCGAATACAGAGAATGCTAAGAAGGTAAATGAGTTGATAGCAAAGAAGTTTGTAGAGAAATAA